The Rosa chinensis cultivar Old Blush chromosome 7, RchiOBHm-V2, whole genome shotgun sequence DNA segment atcctaaattcttcactttatcggagatatgtcacaaatatcgtagaccagcgagcggctttcaactacctagagtatttttttgtttttataaacctattataacttgtggtatataggttggagacaaaattaaaaaaaaaaaaaaagaagaaacagaaaaaaaaaaaaaaaaaaaaaaaaagagcagaaaaaaaaaaacagaaatatttttttatttttttatgttgaaatgaccattttaaccctcaaaagtcaaacttaacgtccaatttggacggaacagtaaaaattggacacggctgattgaaattgaaaagtttatggggtaaaaattcaaaattgaaagttgagggggtgaaatcatttcacccccaaacctcaggggggtaaactgaaattaatccatgaTTATATAACCATATGCAATCCAATGTTTATGGACGCATGGATGATCTCAGAGTAACAATTATATCAGTGCAAGCTTAAGTGAACCACATGTATAATTACGAAGCTTtgatggaaaaaaaatatatagcgAACCCAGTACACTATAGctaataaaagaagaagaagatggatctTGACAAAATTGAAAGGTGCACACCGCTATGAAAACAGATTCAATATATTTGGAACCGATGCAAGCTTAAGTGGTATGTGTAATGGAAATTGTGCTATCATGTCAAGAACAAGATTGGGAGATCGACTTCCACATCGCACAATGAATGAAGATATTAAACTCATAGATCAAAGTTAAGGTCAAAAGCAACAAGGCTGCACCAAAAACTTTAAGATCATCATGGAGTCTAAAAAAATAGAGCAAGCGTGTTGATAatgtgttataaagtagagaaaagatgaagagagaatagtttggggagaagtagaagtgttatcattcagtctcattaacctcctttatatagaggtagggtttacatcaaagtacataactaatgagtatttatatggacatccacatagataataatatttacaacaatatatatatatatatatatataatatggaaGATGACTTTAGGTCGATAGGGTGTTGTGCTAGAGTGGTTACACTATGGTGGATTATCACTCACAATTGATCCCACAAATAATCTCACATATGTCTGTTCACCCACATTGACTAGTAATCCAACGGTATTTGATAGAAATTGACAGTCAATTAACTAAACTAAAACATACATACCATGAAACATAAATGCAACAAGCATAAATGCATGACTGTATTCCTTCATGAGTTGATCACCAAAGATACTGTGAACAGTGGCCATACATTGCAAGAGTAATTAAGAATGCTAAAGCCCGGTAGGAAAtgcaattggaaagattgggcTTTCAAATTCCTCAGCGAATTGTTCAATATGCCACCGCTACAAGGTTGAGATAGCCACGAACGGGAATTTTCTCGTGAGTGAGTTAGAGAGAGATTCTCATGTCTACCCTAGTAACTTGTGGTATAGTTTGTAACTAAAGCTGCAAAGTGtttaaagcttttttttttttttgactttgtcaaggggaatccaaaggcttcctaggcccaagataaatcccttcggcgcatgtgaaatactccaactatgcattgcagcacaatgtctggccactttgacagatTCGGGGTTcgaatcttggttggggagcacacccaactaagTAAGAACCATTAGGCCATTTGCAGTGGTTCAAAGTGTTTAAAGCTTAATTGGAATATAATCTAACAAAAGTTTGACTTTTCATTTGTAATTATATATCGAGATATCTAGGAAATTTTAGCAAGCATATAAATCTTATATATTCTTAACTAAAAAAATCTACAATTAAGTCAAGTTCTAATAAAAAATTGCTTTGGGAGGTTTGCTCCTCTTTTTTCGGAGAAGAGAAATCCTTGGTCTCTCTTCTTGCACCCGTATTCCGTTCGGCGGCGCGTCCTCTGGATGTCGTAGTTGGATGGTTAGGTTTCGTTCAGTCCACAAGTGAATGTCCATGGCGGCAGAAGGAGGAGCGACGGCGGAGTTCTGGTTTTCTGAGGAGAAGTCTGCAACCACCGTTTTGCAACTTCGAAGGGTGGATCGGCCTCTCTTCTCCGGGCGTTTTGGTCTCTGTTGCCGGGTGTGCCAACCTCTGTTGATTGGTGGTGGTCGTGGGAGCCGGGTGCCGGTCTCAATTGCCGGGCGGTCAAGCCACTAGTACGGAAATTACCAACATCTAGGTCCTAGCGGCGATGTTCAGAGATGGTGAGGTGCGGCCACGGGTTGACTCTGACATGGTTCGTCAGGGGCAGTGgcggcggttttttttttttttttttttttttttttttttctttcagacgACAAGGGTGGAGGCAGATTCAAATGGGGAAGTCTGGGACATGggcttttcttgtttctttgtgcCTTTGCTTGTGTTTTTGAACTAGGTTTTCTATATTTTCAATATTTGGTTTCAAATCTAGGTGTATAttatttacaataatttcctaCCATTACTTGGTAAGGACATGTGGGCTCTGTCCAGGTCTGCATACTCAGTATGCCTTGTCTGCCCTGGCGAGGCGGTAGATCATGAATTGGTTggaacctcctagtggcaggatgaagcGATGTGTCGTTGGATTTATTTCCGGTCGTCAGCATATTGGGAAAGCTACTTTATTGGTTTTATGGCATTGCTTTAACTTTCCAATATGTCATCGTTATTGTAAAGCAATTGGAGTAGTTGACATGACACTCTTTGCTGTTTGGTGCATATTTGAATACATTGTCGTTGCagagactcctgttattattcaggaGGTCCTCTTACTATGTATTGTAATATAGGGTTAAGGCACTATGTCCCCCTATGTATTCATCAGTTTTATTAATCGGAAACAAAAACGAAGATATATTGATACCACAATATAGGGTTTAGGCACTATATCCCCCCTATGTAAGATAGAGGTTGATGAATCCGTTCTTCTCATTCTCGCTGCACCAGATAGAAGTAAATGAAGCTCAGATCAAATGgcaatcgaaaaaaaaaaaacgaagataTATAGATACCTGATCGGCGCTTCGATCTGATGGCGGCGGGGATAATGAAGACCGTCGCCGGAGCTGTTGTGATTATGTACTACATGTTTGACCGGAATTGCTCACAGACCTCCCAAATCTTTAACACTAACACCACAGCTCACAGACCTCCCAAATCTTTAACACATACACCACTAAATGATCTCCCAAAACCAAACCCAAGATGATCTCCAATCCAAGAATCCTCACCCGAATGCTCGACCCGAATTTGACCCTGGTGGAGCCCCGGACAGGCCAACACTGCCGGCCCGGACTTTTGCTCGACCTCACACAGTCCCTTAGGGTTTTCCACTGTCACAATCGTATCAAACGGCTTCTAATCGTTGAAATTGAAGATGATGATCTTGTGGAGAAGAACAACTACGATTCGGTCGCCGTGGAGCCTGACCAACTTGACCTCGGACCGGAACGAGCGCTCACTAACGCAGCGGGACTGGCAATCTTCATAGATCATGACCTTATTGGGCGGGCAGAACAAGGAAGCCGCCATTTGTTTTTGATCGGAGCAATGAAGGGGGCTCTGGGGCCATGGTGGTGGAGGAAAGGATTCTTGGATCTGGGTTGATTAAGATCAGGTCAGATTAATTATCCCCGATCAGACACACATACTGGATTCTCTATTGGCGGCGACAAGCACGAGGTGTGCTCGTTAGAGGTAGAGGACTTGGGTGGCTGGCTTAGCCATGTAAATTGGGGTGATGGCGGAGATAAACATAGGAGGggagagagctggaagaagaagaggtaaaaagaaaaagaaaaagataaaaaaaaaggagagaaaagaaaaaaataaattaaaaaaagagtaaatAAGGGTATAATCGACATTTTAGCGTCAAATTAATGCCATGTCAGCAAAATAACGGGGTCTTTGACGGAAAGTTGATGGCAgagaccaattgggaggaaattgagagttcagggactttttaggtgaaattcaaaagtcagggactgaaacgacgaaaccTATATATGGAGTAAACAGTAATTAACTCATTATTAATCAAAACTTGAGGGCAACCGCACAGCccttatttaaaaataaaaataaaaaaacttaaaaaatcTACACTCCCAAATCTTGTTAACCTCCGATCCAAATGCTTCTTTCACAAGATACCATATCCAATAAAAGATCGAGTAGCTATATATTAATCAACCTGGCATTTAACGCCATGAGACCAAGAAAAGTGTTCATTGCCAAAACGATTACAATCAATGAGATCCTACAAGGATAGCGGAGATTGCAACTCTATTTATATAAAGATgggtctttaaaaaaaaaaagatgggtaTTGggtaggggtgtgcaaaacacggtacaaactggccaaatcaatcaaaaccgaccggtaaatatggtttgattaaggttttttaactttaaaaattgaaagccgGTTCAATACTGAACCAAACAATTTATGAATTGGAttggtttggtttcttttttgtttaaaccgcggaacccgaaccgaccagtatgtttgaaatataataagaaaaagtgataaatatatatatatatatatatattcatttgtccagtCGTcgtaagtaagttctaaatatccaattataactttattctcaaatgatatactaccatatcGAATCCAATGCCCAAAGGCCTAAAAGTCTAATATATAATCGCTACGATTAATTTGATCATCTCATATCAcatatctcaatctctcattctctaacctttaatactaccatattaagctagtatttatAGCTAAACCATCAAATAATttaatcactttgaatctattctagattttggtttttgaatattagttttggatttaattattgtaTTTTGAATTTAGATTAGgcttatttaatataatttttattatttagattGAATTTAACTagaattttttcataaatagtatgttaatataatataggttaaaaccgcctaaccgaccgaaccaaaccatctttaattggattggattggatcgggttaaggttttttttttaaatgactgGTTGTCCAAAATGCTTAAACCGCTCACTTTAGTATAGAGACGGTTTAGAGTAAAAACCGAACCAATCCAATCCGTGTGCAGCTCTAGTATTGGGTAAGGTATGTAAAATCACTTAGATTTTAGTAAACCCTTCCTAGCATGCCTTGCAAAGCTGTAAAATGTGGTAAGAACTAAACTTGAAAAGAAATTCTTCGTAGGAATGTGTATACATCATGGTTTTGTTTACCAAGATGTAAAGTAACTCCACGAACAAACTATCTGGATTTTGAAGGAGCCTTCTAACTGCATCCAATAATTTGATCACTACACCCACAGACCCAACTCCTaaaacaaatttcaaatttaaaaaaaaaaaacattttgaaACTGCTTTCCCctttggttttcaatttcacccTTGTTTGATTAATTTGTCTCTACATTAACCCATCCCCTCTGTTATTACTGTGTTGactgaaccttttttttttttgccccaaCTCTGTTTTGATTTCTGACTGTGACTTTCATATTAAACTAACCACTGAATGGACAACCCAGATGATTTCGATCATAAACGTACAAAACACTTGTAACCTATTGTGCTGGGTTTTATCGAAAAAAACTTATTGTGCTGGGTCATTCTCTAAATAATCAATGAAGAAAGAAGCAATTTTCAAATTATGTCGACCAAGTCAATTGGTTTCCAAAGACTTGCTTTGGAATGGACAAAAGCAAGTGAATTGCATTTTCCACGATTATACATGAGTAGTTTCCAAAATCTTTTTGCTTCAACTATATATACTTCACTTCGCTGTTAATTTGCACACCATCTTCATCAGTATCTTCATAATCATGTTGTTCAGCATTATAAGTGGTAGGCGTATACATTCTGTTTTGGTTGGGCTTCTATGCCTGGTCATTGCCTCTGCTATTTGTTGTTCTAGTAGTGTTGGAAGCTCCAGCATTCTGTGCTTGGAGAGTGAAAGACATGCTCTTCTCCGGTTTAAACAAGGCCTTGTGGATGAGTCCAATGCTCTTGCTTCTTGGAAAAGTGAGAAAGATTGCTGCAAGTGGAGAGGAATCGCATGCAACAACCGAACAGGTCATGTCATCACTCTAAATCTCCGTAATTCTTTTGATGATTCCAAGTTTGGTGGAACTCCTTTAAGAGGTGAAATTGATCCTTCCCTACTTGAACTGCGACATCTAAATTACTTGGACCTCAATTTCAATGATTTTGGAGGAATGATTCCCAGGTTCATTGGCTCTCTGAGGCAATTGAAAAAACTCAATCTTGCTCATAATAATTTTAGTGGACCTGTTCCTCCCCAACTGGGAAACCTCTCTAATTTGCACACTCTGGATCTTTCCATGAACcaatatgttagttttcaaaATCTTGAGTGGTtatctcatctttcttccttgaGATACCTGAACATGACACGGCTGAATTTGTCTGAGGCTGTGAATTGGCCACAATCTTTCAGCCAGCTCACTTGACTGACAGAGCTTCAGTTATCCCATTGTAACCTTCCTGATGTCAATCTAAGAGCACTTTCCTTCATTAATTCTTCCAGCTCTCTTCAAATTCTTGACCTCTCTTCTAACTCTCTTAATTCTTCAGTATTTCATTGGATAGCCAATGTCAGCAACAACTTTGTCCATATTCAATTATCGGATAATGATTTACAAGGTCCCATCCCAGCTCATGTTTTCACAAGCATGGTTTCTCTATTATCTCTAGATCTCTCTCGTAACTTGCTTGAAGGCGGGATACCAAAGGCCTTTCAAAACTTATGCAGCTTAGAATCGTTGGATTTAGCTTCAAACAAATTCTCTGAAAACATTCAGGACTCTGTAGAAACCTTGTCCTGTGCTGAGAACACACTTGAGAGCTTAGACTTGAGTGGTAACTGGTTTTGGGGTTCATTTCCAGAACTGACAGGTTTTTCAAAGTTAAGAGGGTTATTTCTCTACGATAACACTCTAAATGGGTCTCTACCTGAGAGTGTCGGGCAACTTTCTAGCCTTGAATATTTGGATCTTTCTTGGAATTCTTTGAATGCTGTCATAACAGAAGCCCACTTTTTGAACCTCTCTCGTTTGAAGAATTTGGAAGTTTCTGTTAACCCAGCTTTGTCTATCAACCTGAGCTCAGATTGGAATCCACCATTTCAACTTGATTATGCGTTAAGCATGTCCTCTTGCAAGGTGGGACCAGCATTTCCAAAATGGATTCAGACGCAGAGAAATcttatttatctttttctgGCTAATGCTAGTATATCAGATTCCTTACCTAGTAATTTTTGGGATCTATTTTCTGGCTTAGTGGAATTAGATCTCTCTCTGAATAAAGGAAAGCTGCCGGACCTGCCATCATTGATTCATTTCCTCCAGGGCTCATCGCTTTGTATGTCTCGAATAACATGTTTTCAGGATCCTTGTCTTCCTTATGTGCAACAGAGGCTCCACAGATTCAAATTCTCGACCTTTCTGACAACCTACTGTCAGGGGAGCTTCCTAATTGTTGGATGCCATTTCAACAATTAGACATATTGTATTTGGGAAAGAATAAATTATCTGGGAAATTACCAAGCTCATTAGGGAATTTAAAGGGAATTATCATTTTGGGTTTACACAGTAACAACTTTTCAGGAGAATTGCCTTCTTTAGAGAACTGTACAAGATTAACCATTCTTGACCTTGGGAACAATAACTTGTCTGGAAAGATACCAACATGGataaaccaaaacctaaaacatttGATAGCTCTTCGCTTAAGGTCCAATCAGTTCAATGGAATCATACCCTTTTCCATGTGCAGTCTAAGCACCATTCATGTCTTGGACCTCTCTCAGAATAATATATCAGGAGCCTTACCACATTGCTTGAATAACATTTTAGCTTTGGCTGATAATGCTGTATATTATATTAAGAATGTCAAATTGGTGTGGAAAGggatagagagagagtttggggcAAATCTTCTGCATGTGAGAAGCATTGACATTTCAAGCAATTATTTGGCTGGGGAAATTCCGCAAAGCATAACAAGTATGACAAAGTTGAATTCTCTGAACCTGTCAAGAAACAATTTGACAGGAAAGCTTCCTGAAAACTTCGGGAATTTGAAGAAGTTAGAATCTCTCGATTTGTCAAGAAACCAGATATGTGGTAGAATTCCTGTAAGTTTTTCAAGCTTAAATT contains these protein-coding regions:
- the LOC112176168 gene encoding receptor-like protein EIX2, giving the protein MVSLLSLDLSRNLLEGGIPKAFQNLCSLESLDLASNKFSENIQDSVETLSCAENTLESLDLSGNWFWGSFPELTGFSKLRGLFLYDNTLNGSLPESVGQLSSLEYLDLSWNSLNAVITEAHFLNLSRLKNLEVSVNPALSINLSSDWNPPFQLDYALSMSSCKVGPAFPKWIQTQRNLIYLFLANASISDSLPRSLSSLCATEAPQIQILDLSDNLLSGELPNCWMPFQQLDILYLGKNKLSGKLPSSLGNLKGIIILGLHSNNFSGELPSLENCTRLTILDLGNNNLSGKIPTWINQNLKHLIALRLRSNQFNGIIPFSMCSLSTIHVLDLSQNNISGALPHCLNNILALADNAVYYIKNVKLVWKGIEREFGANLLHVRSIDISSNYLAGEIPQSITSMTKLNSLNLSRNNLTGKLPENFGNLKKLESLDLSRNQICGRIPVSFSSLNFLQVLDVSHNHLSGRIPLGTQLQTFNTSAYMGNLGLCGPPLTQICPGDGTTVDDGITRGGETDNKEHGNDGLISLGFFISSVLGFVSGFWIVCGSLLLKSSWRYAYFKFWDDLKDWIYVKMAVYKAKMQRRLQR